The Paralichthys olivaceus isolate ysfri-2021 chromosome 2, ASM2471397v2, whole genome shotgun sequence genomic interval GCCTCCTCTCGACCCTGTGCAACAGGTAGGTCCCTATTTACTACAAAACACATTAACAGTGAGTTACTGAAGCAATATGCTACATGTTGGTTGTTTTGATGTAGTAGAAACCTAAGACCTTTAATGACATTGAAAGAGAGTGGCTGAAATTATTTCCGGCACCTTCGtgctaaaaaagaaagagaaacttcATGAAATGCAAgatttaaagacacatttaacCCCAAAACTAAAGTAACTATGCATAAATTGTATTTtctaaacacaaaatataataaacactTTAAGAAATAATGTGTGGTCACACTTTTTAGTAAGATATCTTAGTGTTTGtatagttttttaaataaacaatttgacTGTTTActaagtgtgtttgtgaagctgATACAGTCAGTGGAACGCATCTGCCAAATCTTTCATATCAGGTCATatgacatgtttttaaagagCAGGCCCATGGAGTATTTTGGTATCTGTTGTGGAACTTGTGACCAAGGTGCTcttgctctgctgctctctgaggTCATCACTTCTCAAGCTTTCAACCAACTACTAGCAGCTGATTACAGCGATGTTAAGCTTCAGCCACGAATGTGCCCTTTATATgacaatgaatgtgtttatgtaACTTTGATGTGCTCACCAAGGATGTTCTGTTACACCCCCACTTATCATTCTTACTGCAAAACAGACATTCAAGTCTGTAATCAATTCTGCTTCTTCatcctttctcttcttttttagaTTGAAGAGCATGTGAGGTATGACAATGGATGATTTGGATCACAGCATGCACATCGCCCAGTTCGACTGGACCAGCTTCTATGATGACAGCGAAGAGTGCGGCCTGCTGCAGCCTTCGCTCGCCTGCCCCGATAACTCCAGCCTCAGTGAGGAAGAGGATTCGGAAAACTCTGGTCCAGGCCTCAGGGCAGTTCAGCAGGAAATACAGCAGAGCCCTGATGTGAccagagctgagagagaggctgcaggagaagagggaCTGAATGAGAGCGAACAAGTGGCGAGTGAGACACGGGTGGACTCTGAAAGATGCCTTGAAATCCTCAGCACGAAAGAGGTGCATGCAAAGACTGCAGAGGACATCACGGAGgagacaaataacaacattgCTCTGCACACTGAAACATCAAGTTTTCATTGTTCAGGAGATTGGAAGGAGCTGAAAAAAGAGGATGACGATCTGCAAACAGAATTTAAGAATTCCAGACATGAACCTGATCCACTGTTTCTCAAGCAAGTGGATCAAAATGTGAATGATCCACATAGTACAGCTGTGAGTGACATGAGCAGTAGCGTCACCTCAAGAGCAGAGAAGGAGCGCTGGTTTGTGACAATGAATTACAATCCTGCACGACGACGAGGGCGTTCCAcctctgtgaaaaaaaaacgaCGACAAAGAAAGGCCTGTAAAAACAATCACCCGTGCAGCAACAGGCAGGAGAAATCTCTTGAAAATGGACCAGAGTTTGAGttaaacaaagataaaaatgAATCTGCAGGAGGGACGGACAACAAAATGACACATGAGAGCATTTCAGATATGCATGTGTCAGAAAAACTGGTTATCTCTCATTCCCCCGAGGAATCTGACAAAAACAACCAGGAGGTAGGCACCTCAGCCTCCTCGTCACatgacacattcacacccaGACACCCTTCATCAGTGGAGAGTGAAGAGTCAGAAGAGTTTGACGATGGTGTTGAGTTCTTTTCTGTCCACAGTTATGACTCTGAAAGCTATTTGTCTGCTGCTGAATCAGTGGAGGAATCTCAGCAGCTTCGGCCTGTGGATTTAATGCAGCTGCAgagctctgtgtctctgacGCTGCAgattgagagagaaaatgatgacATTACACAGGACAGACAAATGCAGAGCTCGCTCTCCTGCAATGTAGCAGCTGCCAACTGTGAAAGTTATGAATGCAATGACGTTGAGGATGCACTGACTTTTCCATCTGATGGCCAAAGAACCGACAAAATGCCAGACGACGACTCCACATGTGATGTTAGCACAGACAGCACGGCGCTCCACACGCTCTCGGACACAACAGGAGTCCACAATGACAAAATTAATCTTTCAGCATGTGGTGGCTCTTCAGGAGATCAGCACGGTCTCCTCCCTATCCCTGATCTAACTGTAACACCTTGCTCTCTGGCAGACAGCCCTGAATCCTACGCTGTGGCTGCAGGCCACATTAAACCTGTGTACGCCATGTCTGCCTTCTGGgatgaaatggaaaaactgaCGATAAATGACATTTTGCAGCTCAGGATGGGGAAAAGCTCGCCTCCCACTGACACACAAGAAACACTGACAGCAAATGTTAATGAGTCTCTAACAAGTCACAGCTCTCTGGGTGACAGTGGACTCATGGAGCTGTCGGACACGGCTGATTCAGATTATTTCACACAGCCTGACGAGTCCAAGCCAGATCGCTCCAGCTGCGAGTTCTCCACCTCAGACTTTGAAGAGGAGTACTGGCAATTTATTGGTGCCAGTAGGAACCCCAGTCCTGATACTCAGAGTAAAACCCACGACAGGACGAGTGAATCTCCTCTGTTAtcacatgaggaggaggagtccaTGAGCTCCGAGGGAAAGGAGACACCCGTCCCTTTGGAGGACTTTGTGGAACAGTTATTTGAGGATCAGGAGTCAAGTACTTTGAGCAAACTCTCCTGGCCGAGACAGataacaaaaagtaaaagtgtgCACAACGTACAAGCTCTCAACAAAGAGGATTTGACtgttccctttggggatgatgAGAGCAGTCTGTTTCTCAGCGGGTGTCAGTCTCTGGAGGTCAGTGGTGACCTGGGAACACTACTGCCAACACCTTTTCTCGACACAGATCATCAAATATCCTTCCCAGAAATGTTTGAATACTTTTTCACAGAGGATGAAGTAAAGAATGACTCCTGGTCCGTCACTGTGTACAATCCTTCGGGCATCTCACTGTCTCCTCTGTTTGACTACACTCTTTGCTCATTGAGGGAcgatctgtctctctcttccctccagtGCAGCGAGGACAAACCCATCCCTATCTTCTCCTGTTGTTCTCCAACCGTCAGAGAACTCACATTCCCAAAATCGGACCATGTTGTCTTGAGTGCAGACTgcagggcagaggaggaggtgggcaACTTCTCTCCAATCAGAGTCATGTCTCACTCTTTCATCCGGGCCAATCACTGTGGGACATCTGCAAAAGCCGCAGCTCGGTCTCACAGCTGGAGGAGTTTGCTGTCAATGAGAAAGATTCGGTTCCATGACAAAGGTAGCATGTGGTGCGGGGGTTCTGGCGCCTGGATGTTTCCATTGGGGCCTGAGAAGATAGAGGGCAATGATCCACCAGTCACTGTGCTCACTGAGGGAAAAGTCTCCCTGACTCCTTCTCAGAGGTTCAGAGAgcaaacagagctgcagagctttCTGGGAAGTCTACAGACAACAAGTAAGCCAGATCTCTGTTATACTCTGTCCTGCATATAAAGGCAATACGGCAAAAAGGaaacatacattcacacataaacTAGCATTACACAAAATGTACTTTTTCCCTCTATTACAGGACGAGAGGGCATTTTCTCCACACTGAAGCAGTCTGATATGTGTTTGGTCTGCATTGCCTTTGCCTCCTGGGTGCTGACATCTTCTGATCCAGAGGCTGCTGATGCCTGGAAAGCAGGTATGAAACCTCATTATTCAGCAAATATGTCTGAAACTAGGATTACCGCCCTGCAGTGGTTTGCGTCAGTTCACTGGTGCAGCTTCAGTCTACATAACTCTTTTTTCCCCAGACTCATATGAgtgacctgtgacctttgacctgatcAACATGTGAAAATCACAGTTCTGCAAAACTTGATGATtgaaactttgttttaaatctgtTCAGCTCTGCTGGCGAACGTTAGTGCGCTCTCGGCCATCCAGTACCTGCGGCGGTATGTGAAGAAGATGAGACCTCAAGACAATCCCTGATACATAATGTACACAACAAGTCACTTCCAAGCACTTTTCACCTGGGTCCATCTATAAAAACTGTACTGCACTGTATGTATATGTACTTATCAGCTAAATAGCTCCTGTTACAGTGTTGGTGTTGCATTGGAGGTCAAATACAACACAATCTGAGCTCATGTTAAATTTTTTAGCTTCAAACTAGTTGGACAGATGACACACTGATGTACAATATTTCTTAAATGAAGGCAAAAGATAAAGattagaaatatgaaatataaagactaaaatacaaaatatgatATATGTAATTTTAgtataaaaacatcaacatgtcCAATTTGTTGGCAGACTGAAGATTTTTATCTTCCAAAGAAAAGAATGAGTATTAGGATTAAGTGCCAAAGGCAGGGTTAGGAGCACATAGTTGCTTTCGTTGTTTTTGTGGGATTCGTTATAAACATTTCAGCTGCATTTCAAACTTAAGTTGATCAGCTCTGGACAAACTGAAGTTGATTTACGGACCATATCGTCAGCACAGaagctcatttgtttttaacactgCCTCAATCGTGGATCTGAAAGTTAAACAGCTGCAGTCAAGCTAAAATGTAACAGCAGCTTGTATGTTTTTGATGAACTGCTGCAAGAGTGTGTGAGCCGTCTttgtagaaaatgaaaatggggATAAAAGCCCGAAGGGAAGTTATGATGCAGATGTTGATCTGGTTGAGAGAAAAGATGAAGGTGGCTGAGCTGTGGAGGATTTGAAAGCTTTGTCTGAAAGTGGTTCACAACATTCTTTCCTTTGTGCCTCTTTTATTAAAACCTATGTTTGTGTGAGATGAAAACAGTTCAGAGggatttttcatgtttagactGTTACATTGGAAAGAAGGAAAGTAGCACTGTACCATATTAAGTAAATAAGAAAATTAAAGGCAATTCTCTGCAGATTTTATTCTTCTCACTCGCTTAATCTCAGGAATTATTTTCTCAATGGTAGCTTTGACTAATTGTTTAATTAATGGCCTTTCTAATTGGCATTACTCTCTCAAATGGTAAGTGTAAACGCTAAATGATATGTTGTTGTCAGTGCCACTGGTTAAAAAACGATTTGTGTGAAGTATTACCAAAAAATGGATCATTTGAATAATTGATATCTTATCTAACAGAACTTGAGAGGTTTTGGTGTAATGAGATTTAATGCAATAGAAATATGAATATACAaatgtcttctcctctctgtccaagTTAATGGGTGAAAGAAAAGCAACACTAGCAGAGGAACGAAGCTTTTTTTCACAGGCTTGTTTCTCCACACACAAGAACTCCACATACAAAAAGAATAAGGTGTCactgcagaaatatttattgaaataaatatgCAATGGATACACTTTCATACTATATGACATAAATATTGGATTTGGAGGCAGTTCTTTTTAAAATACCATTAAAAAGTTTGAGTTTCTCTAattttcatcaaaatgaaaTAGATACATAATGATAAAATGTCTGTACTGACAGATCATGGTCCAATTAATAATTATCTCACCTTATAACACTATATATTGTTTTAGCTTATGAATTACTGCTATCGTGCTGAATCAGGGGGTCGAGTGTTTGCGTCTACTGCTATATTAATAGTACTCGTTCATATAGAATATTGTTGACGTGTGATATTTACAATCTCAAAAATGAGCGGATAAAAGCTTCGGTTATACTGTGAAAAGATATCTCGATATATAAAACTTTAGGATTTAGACAAATATTTAGCAGATTTAAGAGTAAAACCAACCTCTACTATACTTTCAGAGTCTAAACACCACAATGCAACTTGCTACTCTAGTTTGGTGAAAACTGAAGACTGAATCATGCTAGGTCATTCAAACACGGATTTAAATGTCATTCTGTACAAGGAAATCAcataaaaatcatcatcataGGTACAGTATTATTTAAACTTAAACACCAAAGTCAGTCTGTTTTCATATCCTTTATAAGAGCTGTGTTTAGCAAATTCAAATAACTGCATATcaaacagttttacagtttgttaGAGAAAATCTGTGACTAAATCTCACAGCAATGAGTGAGACTGTTcattattttgataataaaacTAGTATAAATTCTTAAGTGATATGAAAACCTCCGACAGACTTTAACAGTCCCATTAAGTGCCGAACGAGGAATGCACATAAAAGGTCCACAACGTATTTCtctaaaatatattaaaacagaataaattgaCACACAAATATTCTCTTACAGTCTCGAAGGTACACAGTATTCTACTGGGTTATAGTGTAGGGTTTCAGGGCATGCACCACCTGACACTCACGATGGCTTGTCACCTTCTTTCTTCAGACGGCTttgggaaaaaagaaacagtgatTAGACGTGTTGTGTAGTTGGTTGTCACATAGTTTACAAGAGTATAATCAAGCTATGTCGACGGTGATGTTGTTTACAATGGCTCCGACCACAGAATAACCAAAAAACACAGTATAAAGAtgactgttttcttttattatatatttctttcAAGAAACTTTACTGACAAAGAAAGCACAATCAGTTTTTTCTAAAACTGTTGGGAAAGGTTGTCTTATAATCTActttattgtatatttaataCCAACTCCGGTTCTAAACAatataatcaaacaaaaaaacttttttgacACTTAAATACCTCACCTGTAGTAATCCTCCTGACTTGGTAGAGGGCCTCCATGTAGGTGATGCCCATGCAGCCACTGCTGCTCCATAGCcatcctctgcagctctgcagactgAGCATGCATGGCTTGGAGCTGGTGAGCGGCAGACATCTGAGGAATCGGGCCCTGCAGCTCTCGTGGATATGCAGCTCCTGTGGAAGAAAATAAGCAAATTAGAAAAAGCTGGACTCTGTTGAGTCTCAAATTGCAGGCTGTGAGTACAAGATTACAAACCAAACAACGGATGGCGCAACATTTCGTGATCATGAGGAAGGTCGTTGAGTAGAGGGTTGGGGATGGGGCCACCAGGGAAGGGGAATCGGGCCAAACGTGGTCCTGTTGATAGAGGGTCCAGAGGATGAGGACTTGAACCTGTGTGAAGAAATAGTACATATAGTAAATACAGGTCAGCTTCCCaccaccatatgaattactgctTATTAATTATTATGTGAAGAtcaataaaatccttcatccaCCTTCACCTTGACCGAGGGGGTCCTGTTGGTGCAGGTGCAGgtgagagtgaatgtgagagtgcTGATGATGATGCGGCGTCACATTGAGCATCTGCAGCCTGACAGCAGGGTCAGTTGCCACAGACGCCATCCTCTCCGCATGAAGCCGCTCCGCAGTGAGTCGCTCGGCGTAAGTCAGCTCTGGGCGCATCTGAGGTCCTGCTAGTGCCATCCTCTCCCGCTCCAGATGGTTCAGGCCGGGATGGAAGGTTGCGAAGGGGTGGGGAGGCCCTGGTATGTGGGGAAGACCCAGGGCTCCATGTCTGGCAAAGTGCTCCATGGGGTTGGCAGAGGGATGCAAGGTTTCCATGTCTGGGGGCTTAACCTCAAAGCCGGGCTTCATCCTCTCGCGGAGCTCTCTCTCTCGGAGGTTCCTCAGCTCACGCTCTCTCAGGCTGGGTTCAGCGCTGTACAGACCGGGCATGTGGTAGGCCAGCAGGGGGTCACCTGGGCTCAGGGACACATAGAAAGGGTGGTTGCGGTTGGAGGGGGACATGACGTGTGGTCGGGCATATTCACTCAGGGTGCGCAGAGCAGGTGTGTCAGGGCCAATATATGGCGGCACAGCAGCGACAGTGGTGGATGGCTGCTCAAAGGAGGGGCGTCCGTGGCCCTGAACCGTCATCTGGGCCTCACTCATTCGACTGTCATGGGAGGAGCTGCTGGCTCTCTGTAGGCAAAGACAGCGTGTGAGATGACTCCATGTGCTTTGTATGACAAAGAAGATACTTGAATAGagacattaaaatgaatgttgcaCTCACAGCGTTTCTGTCAgcctctctttctcgctctctctctcgctccttctctctttcacgCTCTTGCCGAGCACCGAGTTCAGCTTCTCTCCTCGACTTCTCCACGGCCTCCTCCCTTTTCTTGGCCAATTTGGAAGACGAAAGTGGAGTGAAGAACAAGTCGGTTCGTGCACAGGAGTTGTAACCACGATCCAAGTGTTTAATGAACCTGAAAGAAATAAGTAGATATTAGCATGACTCACAAACTtcacacacaataacaacatGAAGGTGGAGGAGCCTTCACAGTAGATGATGATGTTTGttagaaaatgttatttcatatttacttGTCCCTTTATTTGAACTTTTTGACAAATATGCTAATCAGAAAGGTTTTTAACAAGTCCACAGTTTGACCAAGTTGTCTAAACCGATAATTGAGAAATGAAAGACAATATTCAAACTTTTACccaaagctgcagctgaaaatagTCACAGAGCAATTAGAGCTCAAATTGCACCTCAGTTATGGACACAAATCGCCAATCAGCTGATTGGTTGTTAAATTGTTGTTAATTTCTACTAATAAGTAGTTTCGATAACTCGGTTGAGTGATTTGTTTGGTTGTCAGGCCACTTGTGGTaagtatttctttcttttttctaaaaAATCAAACAGGGCTATGAGGCATTGCATGTTCTCATAGCATAGTTTTGTCTTCAGTCGTACCGTGCAGACTGGCTGGCGTGGCTTGCCATGTTAATGACGGTGGGCTCTGGCGAGGGGCTCCGAGGTGGAGATGGTGgactctctgcctcctccatctcATCCAGTGGCTCTTCTTTAATGTGAACATGTGATGCCACAGCTGTGCTGCTCGGCGAGGGTCTCAGAGGAAGAGGCATGAAGGATGGCTGGAGGCTTGGGGCGGGCCCAATGGCTGAAGGTGTTACAGCGGTGAGAGGGTGCGAGGCCGCAGCAGGTGGGTGAGAGGGAGTCGTGTTTTTTCCAGGGTGGGGCTGCACCTGAGAGATTACTGGAAGTTGGGCGGGAATTAACTGTATTGGCAAAGGCTGCGGCATGAGCTGAAGAGGGGGAGGTGGAGCACCTGGAGGATGCTGGTTGGGTAGAGAATTAAGGGGCTTTAGAGCAGGCGGAGGGGGAAGATTAGAGGGCATCTGGGGGAAAGGTGTAGCAGACTGGTGTGgttgctgtttgtgtgatggTGGAATCGGGGTGGTGGGAGGAGGCTTGATCTGTGGCCCGGACATAGGAGGCTGAGGGAGCTGCGACTCCCGAAAGAAGGGTGGGGGTCTCTGGAGGGGCTGAGGCGATGGTCCATGTGACTGCAGAGGCAGCACAGAGTTGAGAGCAGGTGGGACCTGAAATGCTGGATAAAGAGGAGAGTCCTGACCCAAAGCTGACGAGAGAGGAAGCGGACCAGGAAGGGGGTGAGGGACGGGCAGTGGTCGGCTGTTTGGACCCCCTGAGGCAGGTGCAGCTGGCTGAGGAGCAtctggagatggaggaggggggcTCTGAGCGGGATCACAAGAGGAGGTGGTTTGTGGTGGCTGAGCAGTAATGATGGGACCCTGAGAGGGGTGGGCCTGTGGGACTGGTGTATCAGCTAACACAGCAGCAGGGGCGACAGGCTCTGATGGGACACCGTTCGGCTGGGCAGACGAGTCCGAGTCGCTCTCGTTGCCCTGCTGGGGGCTGGGGATGCTGGGAGAGGAGCTGCGGTTGTCCTGATCAATGTCTTTGGTGTCACTACTGCCATCCTCCTGAGCGCTGCGGCTTTCTGAGGAGCTTTCCTCCTCTACCTCGGCCTCTCCCTCTGACCGGGAGCCCTGTGGATCCTGGAagaacaaaccaacaaagatCATGTTGCGCCCAATTCAGGCCTAcaatatgttatttttttatagaaacAGGAATTATAGACTGATGGATTTTATTAAACAAGTTCACAAAATAGGAAGTTTAAGGCCCTTGCTGCACAATATAAGAGCTTTGAAGATGTTTTTATCCGAACAATATCTGACACAATAAGTTGTAATAAGTTCCTAATAGgttttccctcctctcacctGCGCCTTCTGCCTTTTGGGTGTAACTTTTTCAGGCTCCTGAGCAGGACTCTCTCGTACACGTTTTGTTGTCTTTGGTGACGTCAcctcctcttttattttctgtggatACAGCATGATATTTATACAGCAGAATTAATTATTAACAGAAGATGACTGACACAAACACTTGCGTTTGTTCGTTtttttctaaatctaaatgttaatgcCTCTTCTAAATATCTACAACATCACAGTGATACACTTGCAACTGTAATCTCCAAACAGTGcaaaattacaattaaaattattttgtttacactttatcaaattcagttttataaCTGTGAATGCACAAATGACTCCTGTCTACAAAGTTGTTTACATATCAACCAACTGTAAAACCTGCACTTTGTCAGGTGGTTATGAGACTGTTGGGATCATTTAATCTGCAACTGTCTGCACATACTGCAGCATAATCACAAAGCAGCCACTGTGAATTCCTAATATCTCCATTACCATTCAACCAAATGGACACGACAATAATTCAATAAAAGTTCTGAAAAGATAATGAAACACAGGGTGAAGGATTGTTGTTTACCTTGTTTGTCCTCCTAGTGGATTCATTCTTGTTGTCTGTGGATGATGATCTCAGAGCGATGGAAGTCACTCCGCTGGGGGACGGCTGGTTACTGGATTGCTGATCCTCACTGGTGGGGGAGCCTGTGAGCCTCCTGTGGCCACTTCTTAAAGACGACAGTTGCTATAAAAAGATCATTCATATtgtgaaatataattaaatCTACTGTTGGCAAGAAAATATACTTCCTGTTATTCAAAacctatttattttctgtgctacaacattttaaaatctgattctTTTGTATATTataatgatgtgatgatgataaggatttttttttgacaaCAAAATGgcatacaaacaaaaatgtacttgtacatCAATTACTCGCAATAAAAGTAGAATGACAGATCTGTCAGCCTCAGGCTTACAGGTGCTCTGCTTCGCCGAGTCCTCATGCCATGCTTGctgtgctcctcttcctctttgacaGGTTTAAACATGAATGAACCGCCTGCAGATTTTGGAGCTGGCGGAAGACATCCGTGCTTGTTTTCATATGAACGACAAGTCGTGCACAGCAGAGGGTTATTATCTTTTCCACCTTGGTGCCAATCTTTAGAACCTGTTAGAGAAAAGTGGCTTGAGGTACAAGTTTCACAAACTGTCTCACGTAACATCACTgccaaacacaaatataaaatatactgcACGCACCCCAATCTTATGAATCACAAATACAGACATGTACTCACTTGTTGTGCCACAGTGGCTGCAGGTCTTAATGTCCTGTTCACTGTCTTCACTATCAAGATCGTCCTCGCTGGCAGAACTCACATCCACTGCAAAAGAAGAGATCAACTTGGATTCTGATACATCTCCTGATCACACAAATATGAACTCAATAAGCGGCAAAATATTTCTGACAAACTTTAAGAAAATGCTCACCTGAATAATTTCGAGATTGGGTGTTAACCGAAGCTGCTGCAGAGCGAGTCTTTGCCTTGCGAGAGGACGGCTGCCGACGTTGCTGTCGATATGCTCTTGTTCCTGCAGCCTCAGGAGTCTTCTTCCAGTGGTAATAGAAAGTGATCAGCTCTCCCtgataaataaaaccacagactTTTAGAATAATATGTTTTATGCTTCTGATCAAGAGTACGGTGGCCATGAATCACTGCATGCAATAAAAACTGGTCTGTTTGCACAAGCAAAGTGATAATTACAGTCTTTTTGCTGGGTAGGTAGTCTTTCCTGATGCGGAAGAAATTCTTTCCATACTGTCTCAGGCctttaatgaaatgtttctgcagaaaaaaaaggagggagaggtgtGGGTATGAATAAATGACAGAACACTGTAAATCAAAAGACTCTAGTACAGATAACATTATTGAAAGGTACGtttaaaatacacaacacagaTTCCCACCTATTTTATCTTCCTGCACAAACTTTGTTCAAGACAAACAAACTATCAGCATTGATCTTCAGTGCTGTGTTACAAGCAAAAGACGTCTCACCACATCACCCTCCGACCAGCACTTCTCTATAAGCTTTGGCAGAGGCTTCTTCACCAGACGCTGCAGAGCTTTCGCAGCATCGTAGTGACTGGCATGCAGCTAGAAGTGAGAGAGACAAATGgtcgtttttttaatttgcaagaTAATATTGTTGTAGGAACAGACAGGAAAATTACAAATGTAAATCAATCCAATACAATTCTCACCATGTTGAGAGCGTTGAGTGTGGTATCATCACGGGAGGCTGCTAAACATCCGTCCTCTGTGGATCCACCATCACACATCCCTGCAAACGCTGCCATGCTccttgaaaaataaacaaaacaaacttctgaattttatattttccaGAGGCTGAAGAAGAAATTGTGAAATGATTTGTCACTAATGTGGCGTTTAAGATATCAGGTCAACATGGAACCACAAAACTTGTTATAGTGGAGCCACTGGTGCATTTTTATTAACACAAATGATGACATTAGAAACAAGACTGTTAAAAGGGCCTGAATAAAATCTATatgaaaaaagacacaacaaatgAGTTTAAATCGACTGATTTAAAAGTACTGTGGCTGAGACAGGAGCTAAACCACACAGGCATTCACATGGTCAGACCAAAGCTGGGATTGTTTTGCATGTATTTCCCCATTTGGAACATTATTTCTGACAACCGTGTCAAACGGCAACTCTATAATCCTGTTACATAACAACATAATAAAGGGCAATCATTTAGCTGAAAGCTTTAAATAGCAGCTGCATCTTCTTGTTCAAAATGATAAAGTCTACTGTAACAGTTTATTCTAAATTCATGTAAATTTGATATtatgaaaaaaactttttggtCCACTGCTGCAGTTCTACTTCACAGTTTGTCCAAGTGCCAGAAACTTCAAAGCATAGACACTGACCTTGCAGCTCTGAGGTACATGAGGAGGTCACAGTCATTGACCCCTGGCGTCCACATGAGCTCCTCACCGTCAGTCTGAGCCTGTAGACCAGGAGcaggctgtggctgcagctctgGAAGCTTGgcctgagagaggaggacacaggAGCTCGTAAACATTTACTCCCCCTCAGTGGAACTGTGTTCCCCATTTACTGCAAGTTTAACAAGGTACAATTATGGTACAAAAATCCAAGTACTTATCTCCAAAATTACAGTTTGCATTTTCCACAACCATCTGACATTTTatgcacaaaacaaataattgatTATTTAAGGAAACGATCTAAAGATTAACTGATAAGGGATATAACTGATATTTGCAGCACTACACTGAACAGGCGATTCAAAAGCAGGTTAACATCTGTAAATGAAAGCTAACTACAAGTTTAGAAGTATGAATAGGACTGGGCAACATGGGCAAAATTATATAAAGATCAAAACGTTCAAATCAGTCGATACTGATAATTGTcataataaatgtcacatttctgtttttttcttttttgagtgGAGCTTGTGGGTTTAAACTCCTGTTAAGGAGCAGAGGATGACAAAACTTTTTATAAATCTAAGATAAAAGTTCTGCAAATTTGCCTCATTTTGTGACATTGCAATAGTAATTAAAATTGTCTTATCGCCCAACTCTAGGTATGAATCAATAacaaatatattgtatatagaAATCTGTTTCCAAATATGACCTGAATATTTCAGCTCTCC includes:
- the rereb gene encoding arginine-glutamic acid dipeptide repeats protein isoform X1, whose translation is MDDLFSPRRSLNSTQGEIRVGPSHQAKLPELQPQPAPGLQAQTDGEELMWTPGVNDCDLLMYLRAARSMAAFAGMCDGGSTEDGCLAASRDDTTLNALNMLHASHYDAAKALQRLVKKPLPKLIEKCWSEGDVKHFIKGLRQYGKNFFRIRKDYLPSKKTGELITFYYHWKKTPEAAGTRAYRQQRRQPSSRKAKTRSAAASVNTQSRNYSVDVSSASEDDLDSEDSEQDIKTCSHCGTTSSKDWHQGGKDNNPLLCTTCRSYENKHGCLPPAPKSAGGSFMFKPVKEEEEHSKHGMRTRRSRAPQLSSLRSGHRRLTGSPTSEDQQSSNQPSPSGVTSIALRSSSTDNKNESTRRTNKKIKEEVTSPKTTKRVRESPAQEPEKVTPKRQKAQDPQGSRSEGEAEVEEESSSESRSAQEDGSSDTKDIDQDNRSSSPSIPSPQQGNESDSDSSAQPNGVPSEPVAPAAVLADTPVPQAHPSQGPIITAQPPQTTSSCDPAQSPPPPSPDAPQPAAPASGGPNSRPLPVPHPLPGPLPLSSALGQDSPLYPAFQVPPALNSVLPLQSHGPSPQPLQRPPPFFRESQLPQPPMSGPQIKPPPTTPIPPSHKQQPHQSATPFPQMPSNLPPPPALKPLNSLPNQHPPGAPPPPLQLMPQPLPIQLIPAQLPVISQVQPHPGKNTTPSHPPAAASHPLTAVTPSAIGPAPSLQPSFMPLPLRPSPSSTAVASHVHIKEEPLDEMEEAESPPSPPRSPSPEPTVINMASHASQSARFIKHLDRGYNSCARTDLFFTPLSSSKLAKKREEAVEKSRREAELGARQEREREKEREREREREADRNARASSSSHDSRMSEAQMTVQGHGRPSFEQPSTTVAAVPPYIGPDTPALRTLSEYARPHVMSPSNRNHPFYVSLSPGDPLLAYHMPGLYSAEPSLRERELRNLRERELRERMKPGFEVKPPDMETLHPSANPMEHFARHGALGLPHIPGPPHPFATFHPGLNHLERERMALAGPQMRPELTYAERLTAERLHAERMASVATDPAVRLQMLNVTPHHHQHSHIHSHLHLHQQDPLGQGEGSSPHPLDPLSTGPRLARFPFPGGPIPNPLLNDLPHDHEMLRHPLFGAAYPRELQGPIPQMSAAHQLQAMHAQSAELQRMAMEQQWLHGHHLHGGPLPSQEDYYSRLKKEGDKPS